The following is a genomic window from Thermoplasmata archaeon.
GGTGATCTCCGTGGCATACCCTCCCGAGGAATCCCCGATGATGACCGTGGCGTTGTAGGTCCCATGCCGGTAGTACGTATGGACTGCCTGGGCCGTGGACGCGACGCCGCCGTCGCCGAACGTCCATGCATATGTGTATTGCCCGGATCCCCCTAACGCGGACGCGGAGAAGGCTAGGGGCATGCCTGGCGCAGCCGAGGTGTGGTTGACCGTCACGTTCGCGAGGAGGGCCGCGTAGACCGTCACGGTGATCTGGGAGGTCGCCTGGGAATTGGACCCGTCCGTCGATGTGACCTGGACCGGGTAGTTCGCGGCCCGCGTGTACTCGTGGACCACGGACGCTCCCAGGCCATCCGCCCCGTCACCGAACGTCCAGTAGTAGGAGTAGGGTGGCGTGCCGCCCGACGTGGTCGCCGAGAACGTCACGTTCAGGGGGGCGTCCCCCGAGATGGGCGAAGCCGAGGCGCTCACCACGGGTCCGGGCTGGACCGTGAACGGAGCGGGATTGAAAATGCAAGTGTCCGAGACGGAGTCGCTGCTCGCCTTTCCGAACACGCTGATGTAGATCCAATCGCTCCCGGTCGCCGTAGGCAAGGTGACGGACTGCGTGAAAGTCCACGAACCGTACCCCGGGATAACCATGCTTCCGAGGTTGCTCTGGCCCGAGGACCAGCTATACTGGACGTCGAATTCGTAGACGTCCAAGACATCGGGCCAGTTGTTGTTGAAGGTGTACGACATCGTGATCGTCTGCCCTGCCTTGCCCTGCGTGGGAGTGTACACGATGGTTGCGTACGCGCACCAGGCGCTGGCGCCGCGCGCCGGTCGGGGTACAAGGACGAATGTGAGACTCAACACAATGACGAGCGCTAGGGCGACGAGACGAGCCCCCACAATCTCCCTCCTCGGGGAAGGCATTCATGAGGGCAGTACTTATCATTTCCTGCTTTTCGATCGCGGACACGAGGAGAACGTGCCTCCCCTGGTCTTCACAGTCCGAGGCTGTTGATCACGCCGCCCGAGTTCCCGTCGACGACCAGGGCGATCTTCTGACCCTGGTGGTCGTAGCGGGCGAACCAGATTGGCGCGTGAAGCAGCTCCACATCCCCCGCCTCCACGTCCGAGTGGAGCTCCTGGATCATGTGGTACTTCTCGTGGGCCTTCTGGGACTGCAGCTGGGTCACGAGGGCCTTGGCCTCGTACCGCGCCCCGTCCTCACCCACGTCGCCGTTCAGGATCTTGATCCCCTTGGGCACGTGGTTCACGTCGAAGAACGTCCGGTCCTGGAGGTTGAACTGGTAGTCCCGTGGCTGGTGCTCGAAGAGCGCCTTGAGCGCGACGACGGGGAAGTTGTAGTTGTCGGCGAACTCGTAGCTCTTCCGGGCGCCGCCCCCGCCGAAGCCTCCGCCCATCATGCCTCCCATCATCGTCCCCGCGATGAGGGGGCCTCCGAATCCGAACCCTCCGCGGCGTCCTCCCATGGCGCCGCCGATGAGGCCGGCCAGCGCGGCCGTCGTCGCGATCTGCCCCGCCTCCATGGCCACGTCGCTCGCGACAATCGTGGTCGTCGCCGCCACGGACACGATCCAGTACGGGACGAGGCTCAGGTTCATCTCCTCGAGCTTCGAGTCCTCCGCCAGATGCCGGTGGAGCAGGCCCCGGTCCATGAGTTCGCGGATGCGGGCCGTCACCGTGCTCTGGTCCCCCACTCGGATCGGGAGCATGGTCTGCTTGTCGATCCCCTTCCAGCCCGCGTTCCCCAGGGTGACCCCGCTGCCGCAGTACGCGCAGGTGATCACCATCTCCCCGAACTGGGGCGAGATGGGAGCACCGCAGTTC
Proteins encoded in this region:
- a CDS encoding PKD domain-containing protein, with amino-acid sequence MYTPTQGKAGQTITMSYTFNNNWPDVLDVYEFDVQYSWSSGQSNLGSMVIPGYGSWTFTQSVTLPTATGSDWIYISVFGKASSDSVSDTCIFNPAPFTVQPGPVVSASASPISGDAPLNVTFSATTSGGTPPYSYYWTFGDGADGLGASVVHEYTRAANYPVQVTSTDGSNSQATSQITVTVYAALLANVTVNHTSAAPGMPLAFSASALGGSGQYTYAWTFGDGGVASTAQAVHTYYRHGTYNATVIIGDSSGGYATEITKITVADLIATATESSRSAPVGGAISFSATVAGGAGGPYAITWTFGDGANATGSDVQHAYAQAGIYTATVFVRDASGAMNQTALAPINVGGAFPVSASGWILYGGIGAAVVAAGVGAAVVVLRRRARKRTKPQERPRPPASP
- a CDS encoding zinc ribbon domain-containing protein, which codes for MYCPKCGAQLPDSAAFCMKCGTNLAAAAGTAKAASPAAPILAPSGTNALKCPNCGAPISPQFGEMVITCAYCGSGVTLGNAGWKGIDKQTMLPIRVGDQSTVTARIRELMDRGLLHRHLAEDSKLEEMNLSLVPYWIVSVAATTTIVASDVAMEAGQIATTAALAGLIGGAMGGRRGGFGFGGPLIAGTMMGGMMGGGFGGGGARKSYEFADNYNFPVVALKALFEHQPRDYQFNLQDRTFFDVNHVPKGIKILNGDVGEDGARYEAKALVTQLQSQKAHEKYHMIQELHSDVEAGDVELLHAPIWFARYDHQGQKIALVVDGNSGGVINSLGL